In Bacillota bacterium, the genomic stretch CCGGAGCCCTCTGCTCGAGGACGTCGTGGAGGTTCCGCTCCGTGGCACTGGCGACGGTTTCGAGCGCCCGGGGTGGTGCGGCTTCTGCCGCATAGGGCGGCTGGAGGTGGATGACGGTGGTCGTCAACACACCCACCACGGCTATGGAAAGCGCAGACTGGGCGATCCGCGCTCTCCAGCCGCCGCCCTCGCTGGGCGACCGGACCATGGACGATGCCTCCTGTTGGTTGGATTGGCTCTCTACCCTGCTGCGATCCCTTCCTCCCGGTGGCCAGAGACGTTCGGACCCGAGCGGTTCAGCGAACCGCAAAGAGATCACGTTACCAGTTACTAGGTGATCGTCACCAACCGCACGGGTCGATCTATTCCACGCTTGCCCCGCTTTTCCTTCCGCGCGGTAACCTGCCCGTCCCCGTCGCGACGCCCGACGGGGAAGCGGCCTGGGCTCGGCCTCCTGCGTCGCGCTGCGAAGAAGGGCTCCTCCCGCCATGCCAATCCCCTCCTGGACGTGGTCGGTTTGTGACCATGGGTATGCGCGGGCGCGGCGGAACGCGCGGGGGGAGGAGAGGGAATCGGTGGCAGGGCAGGTCGGCCGCGCCTCCCGCCGCAGGGGCGCGCCGCCGCTTTGGCACACGGCAGGAAGAGGTTGTCCGGCGGGCGAAGGAGGCAGACCGGAGGTGACCGGAGTTGGCCTCCATCCTCGTGGTGGAGGACGAGACGGCGATCGCCGACATCATCCGGTTCAACCTGGAGGAAGCGGGTTACGAGGTGCGGGTCGCGCCCGACGGGGAGCGGGCGCTGCGCGAGGTGGAGGCGGCGCGCCCCGACCTGCTCGTGCTCGACCTGATGCTTCCGCTGCTCGACGGGTACGCGGTCTGCAAGGCCGTCCGGGCGCGCAGCGAGATCCCCATCCTGATGCTCACGGCCAAGGATTCCGAGGAGGACAAGGTCCGCGGGCTGGAGATGGGAGCCGACGACTACGTGACCAAGCCCTTCAGCCCTCGCGAACTGGTGGCGCGCGTGCGCGCCATCCTGCGCCGCCGCCAGGCGCGCCCCGAGTCGCTGACCGGCGAGCCCCTGCGCGTGGGGGAACTGGAGATCCATATGGCGCGGCGGGAGGTGCTGCGGCAGGGTCGCCCCGTCTCCCTGACCGCCCGCGAGTACGAGCTCCTGGAGTTCCTGGCGCTCCGGCCGGGGCGCCTCTTCCAGCGCGACGAGCTGCTGCGCGAGGTCTGGGGCTACGAGTACCCGGGCGATCTGCGGACGGTGGACGTGACGGTCCGGCGCCTGAGGGAGAAGATCGAGCCGGATCCGTCCCGGCCCCGCTACCTTCTGACCCGGCGGGGGGCGGGTTATCTGCTGCAGGAGCCCGGCGCGCCGGGAGAGGGCGCGGACCGGGCGGACGGAGAGGTCCGGGAGAAGCCGGACGGGAGCGTCACCGGCCGTCCCACCCAGCGCCCATGAGCCGGAGCCTGCCGGGACGACTCCGCGCCATCACCGACTCGCTCCAGTTCCGGATGGTGGTCATCTTCCTGGCGCTGATCGCGTTCTCCATGCTCTTTATCAGCGCCTACCTGCTCCGCTCCCTGGAGACGTACAGCATCGACGCCTACGAGCGCCGCCTGAGCGGGACGGCGGAGACGGTCTCGCGGCTGGCGGCGCCGCTCCTGGCTGCCGGCAGGCCGGGGGCGCTGGACGCCATCCTCGCCCAGTGGCAGGAGCGGGGGCTGGAGATGGCGGTGGTGGACCGCTCGGGCCGCGTCGTCTCGGCGGTCTCGACGGCGCCCGCGCCGGCCGAGGTGGGCACGCGACTCGCCGGCGTGCCCGAGGTGCACGAGGCGCTGGCCGGGCGGCGGGTGGTCCGCATCCACGTCGACCCGCAGAGCGGCAGCCGGAAGGTGTACGTGGGTTGGCCCGTGACCGAGGCGGGCCGGGGCGGCCGGCTGGGGGCCGTCTACCTGACCGGCTCGCTGGGCGACGTCGACGCCACCCTGGGTCGCGTGCGCGCGGCGCTGATGTGGGCGACCGCGCTGGCGGCCGCGGTGGCCGCCTTCCTCAGCGCGCTGATGGCGAGGCCCATCACCGGGCCGATCCGCGAGCTGACGCACCATGCGCGGCGGCTGGCGGAGGGCCGCCTGGAGGAACGGATCCAGGTCCGCTCCCACGACGAGGTGGGCGAGCTGGCGACCGCCTTCAACCGGATGGCGGAGCGGCTGGCGCAGACCATCGCCGAGCTGGCGCGGGAGAAGGGGCAGGCCGAGGCGATCCTCAGCCACATGGCCGACGGCGTCGTCGTCCTGGATCGCCGCGGGCGGACGATCCTGGTCAACCCGGCGGCCAGGGAGGCGCTCGCCGGCGAGGAGGCGGGCGATCTCCTGCGCGAGGTCCTGGCCGGGCGCGGCGACGGGTCGATGCCCGAGGCAGCGCTGGTGGAGCTGGGCTCCCGCCTGTACGAGGCGCGCCTGGCGACCCTGCGCGGCCCCGGCGGCGAGCCCGGCGGCGTGGTCGCCGTCCTCCACGACGTGACCGAGCGCCAGCGCCTGGACACCATGAGGAAGGAGTTCGTCGCCAACGCCTCCCACGAGCTGAAGACGCCGCTCACCACCATCAAGAGCTACGTGGAGACGCTCCTGGACGGGGCGTGGAGGAAGCCGGAGGTGGTTCCCCGCTTCCTCGCCGTGGTCCTGGGGGAGACGGAGCGGATGATCCGGCTGGTCAACGACCTCCTGGACCTCTCCCAGATCGAGTCGGGCGCGCCGCTGGGGCCCGCGGAGACGGTCTACCCCGACGAGCTGCTCCTCGCCATGCGCCAGCGCTTCCTGCCCCTGGCCCGCTCCCGCGCCATCCGCCTCGAGCTGCGCAACGAAGGCGCCCCTCCCGTCCTGGCCAACCCCGACCGGCTGGAGCAGGTGCTGGCCAATCTGGTGGAAAACGCGCTCAACTACACGCCCGGCGGCGGTCAGGTGGAGGTGGTCGCCTCCGCCGCACAGGGGCAGCCCGGGCGCTGGCTCCGGCTGGCGGTCCGCGACACGGGCGTGGGCATCCCGGAAAAGGATCTGCCCCGCGTCTTCGAGCGCTTCTACCGGGTGGAGAAGGCGCGCTCGCGCCAGATGGGCGGGACGGGGCTGGGTCTGGCCATCGTCCGCGAGGTGGTGGAGGGCTACGGCGGCCGCGTCTCCATCCGCAGCCGGCCCGGCGAGGGCACGGTGGTGGAGGTGGAGCTGCCGGCCCTGGAGCGGGTGCCCGAGGGAGAGGGGGGCGCGCCATGAGGGAGCGGCTGCTGGGGTGGGTGGCCAACTTCCTTCTCGCCGCGCTCGTGATCCTGGCCTTCGGGCTGAACGCGCAGCTCTGGAGGCTGCCGGCCTCGGGCGAGAACCCGCGGCCCACCTACACGGCGCCGGGCGCCGTCTCCAACCTCCGGCCGGGCGAGGTGCTGCGCCCCGTCCGGCTGCTCCTCCGGGGCGATGCCGGCTGGCTCCGCCTGCCCGATCCCGGCTCGCCGGCGTCGGAGACCCTCTGGCGGGCCAGCGCCCGCCTGGCCGCCACGGTGGGGGAGGCGGAGCTGCAGCGCGCGCCCGAGCGGATGCCCGAGGCGCTCCTGGGACACACCCCCGGCGCGGCCGTGGAGATCCTCCTGCCGGCCCCCCTCCCCTGGGGCAGCTGGCGGGCTCTCTGGAAGTCCGAGGAAGCGGGCGCGGCCCCGCCCGCCTCCCTCCCTTCCGGCGGACCCAGCGTGGACCGGCTCCTCCTCTCCGCCTCGGGAAGCGCCGGCGGCGGGGCGGAGGGGCCTTCGCTGCAGCTGGCCGCAGGCGACGCCAGCGGGTGGCGGAGCGTCGCCCTGCCCTCCGGGGAGGCGGCCGTCGCCTGGGCGGCCGCCTTCAAGGCGGCCCTGGCCGAGGCGGCGCCGCTCGAGCCGGCCCGCCTGCCGGCGGGCCTCTCCGCCCAGCCGGACTTCCTGGGCACGGCGGTCGTGACCGGCGGCAGCGGCCCGGAGGGCGCGGGAGGGCCGGCCGCCGGTCCGCCGGCGCCCCGCCTGGGCGAGGTGCAGCCCGACCCGGAGGCGCTGGGGCGGGCGGTCTTCGGCGACATGGCCCTGGTCCGCCGGGTGGAGCTGGTGGGTGGCGAGGTGCTCTTCACCGACGGCCAGTCCACGCTCCGCTTCCCCAGGGGCGGCGGCTTCGTCCTGGAGCGGCCGAGCTCCGCCGGCGGCCCCGACCGCGGGCTCGGCCAGGCCATCCTGGCGGCCGTCCAGGAGGTGGACCGGCTGGGGGGCTGGCCCGCCGGCAGCGTCCTCCTGGCGGCCCGCCCGCTGCCCCAGGGGGGAGGCTGGCAGCTCGCCTTCGCCAGCCGCTTCCATGGCCTGCCCCTGCTGGCGCCGGCGGAAGAGGCCCGCCTGGCGCGGCGGGACCTGGAGTTCCAGACGCTCCCGCCGGCCGCCGCCATCGACGTGGAGGTCAGCCCGTCGGGCGCCGTGGTGCGGGTCGCCTGGCACGTGGAGCAGGTGGAGGGGACCGGACCGCGGCCCCGCTGGCTGCCGCTGGACGAGGCGCTGGCGGCGGCGCGGGCGGCGGGGGCGGTGCCGGCGGGCGCCAGCCTGGCCGACGCCACCCCGGCCTGGCAGGGTGCCGGCTCCGTTCCCGGCGCTCCCGCCTCGCCGGTCTGGCTGGTCACCCTCTCCGACGGCCGGCTGCTCCGCCTCCCGGCGGCGGCCGGAGCCGGGGGGTGAGGGCGTGGACTGGGGGAAGGCGCGGCTCTGGTTGATCCTCCTCTTCGCCCTCCTGGACGCCTACCTGTGGGTCCAGGTGAGAGCCGAGGAGGCAGCCTGGCGCTCCTGGGCCTGGGTGCCCCCGGGCAGCGCCGCCGGCACCGGCTCGCCCGAGGAGGCCTCCCGCCGGCTCCAGGAAGCGGGCGTCCTGCTGGAGACGAACCTTCCCACCGAGGCTCCGTCGCTTCCCCTCTGGACCGTGCGCGCCCTCCCGGCAGACGGAGCGGCCCTGGCCCGCCGCCTCTTCCAGAACGAGCACTGGACCGCCGAACCCTGGCCCGGCAGCCCCGGCAGCTACACCTACATCGACCGGAAGACGCCCCAGGTCCGGTTGAGCGTCCTGCGCGAGGGCCCCGTGGTCTACGAGGAGCCGGCCGGAAGCGGGAGCGGTCCCTCGCCGGCGGAGGCGCGCCGGGTCGCGGACGACTTCCTCGGTCGACTGGCCTGGCCGCCCGGCGGCGAGGTCGCCTTCGACGGCGTCGAAAAGGCGGCCGGGGCGGGCTCCGGGCTGGTGGTACACTATGTCGAGGTATTCCACGGTCGCCCGCTCTTCGGTGGCTACGTGGCGGCGGAGGTGCAGGCGGGCGAGGTGACCCATCTGGAAGGCGTCTGGCTCGAGGTGAGCGGCCGGGGCGGCGCCTCGCGCCCGATCATGCCGGCCGAGGAAGCGCTCCTGCGCCTGGCCGCCGACCAGGGCGCCAACCGGGCTCAGCCGCTCCGCGTCCGCCAGGTCCAGCTGGGTTACTACAGCCCCCTCTACCGGGTCTACGAGGCCAACCGCTGGGACGTGGCACCGGTCTGGCGCATCCGCCTGGCGGACGGCTCGATCTTCTACGTCAACGCCTACACCGGCCTCACGGAGAAGTGAGCCGCTCCGGGGCCAGCCCTCCCCGGCGGGGGGAGGAAGTTCGGACGAAGGTGGGTTGCGCGTGAGCCGACTGGTGATCCATGGGAATCGCCCGCTGAAGGGGATCATTCCGGTCTCCGGACGGAAGAACTCGGCCGTGGCGGTCATCCCCGCCGCCGTCATGGCGAGCGGACCGAGCGTGCTGGGCAACATCCCCGACATCGCCGACGTCCGCACCTCCCTCCAGATCCTCGACGCGCTGGGGGCCTCCTGGAAATGGACGGCGCCCCACACGCTCTGGATCGACCCGCGGCCGCTCCACACCCAGCGTGTCCCGGCGGCGCTGGGGAAGCGGATGCGCGCCTCGTACTACTTCCTGGGGGCGCTGCTGGGGCGGCTGGGCGAGGCGGTGACGCCGGTTCCCGGCGGGGACGACATCGGCCAGCGCCCCATCGACCAGCACCTGAAGGGCTTCGCCGCCCTGGGCGCCACGGCGACGGTGGCCGGCGGCGACATCCGGGTCGGGGCGACGCGCCTGGAGGGGGCGCGGATCTACCTGGACGTGGTCAGCGTCGGCGCCACCATCAACCTGATGCTGGCCGCGGTCCTGACGCCCGGCGTGACCGTCCTCGAGAACGCGGCGCGGGAGCCGCACGTGGTGGACGTGGCCAACTTCCTGAACGCCATGGGCGGCTACGTGACCGGCGCCGGCACCGACGTGATCAAGATCCGCGGCGTGGAGGAACTCCACGGGGCGGAGCACGCCATCATCCCGGACGAGATCGAGGCCGCCACCT encodes the following:
- a CDS encoding response regulator, yielding MASILVVEDETAIADIIRFNLEEAGYEVRVAPDGERALREVEAARPDLLVLDLMLPLLDGYAVCKAVRARSEIPILMLTAKDSEEDKVRGLEMGADDYVTKPFSPRELVARVRAILRRRQARPESLTGEPLRVGELEIHMARREVLRQGRPVSLTAREYELLEFLALRPGRLFQRDELLREVWGYEYPGDLRTVDVTVRRLREKIEPDPSRPRYLLTRRGAGYLLQEPGAPGEGADRADGEVREKPDGSVTGRPTQRP
- a CDS encoding ATP-binding protein, which translates into the protein MSRSLPGRLRAITDSLQFRMVVIFLALIAFSMLFISAYLLRSLETYSIDAYERRLSGTAETVSRLAAPLLAAGRPGALDAILAQWQERGLEMAVVDRSGRVVSAVSTAPAPAEVGTRLAGVPEVHEALAGRRVVRIHVDPQSGSRKVYVGWPVTEAGRGGRLGAVYLTGSLGDVDATLGRVRAALMWATALAAAVAAFLSALMARPITGPIRELTHHARRLAEGRLEERIQVRSHDEVGELATAFNRMAERLAQTIAELAREKGQAEAILSHMADGVVVLDRRGRTILVNPAAREALAGEEAGDLLREVLAGRGDGSMPEAALVELGSRLYEARLATLRGPGGEPGGVVAVLHDVTERQRLDTMRKEFVANASHELKTPLTTIKSYVETLLDGAWRKPEVVPRFLAVVLGETERMIRLVNDLLDLSQIESGAPLGPAETVYPDELLLAMRQRFLPLARSRAIRLELRNEGAPPVLANPDRLEQVLANLVENALNYTPGGGQVEVVASAAQGQPGRWLRLAVRDTGVGIPEKDLPRVFERFYRVEKARSRQMGGTGLGLAIVREVVEGYGGRVSIRSRPGEGTVVEVELPALERVPEGEGGAP
- the yycI gene encoding two-component system regulatory protein YycI, whose protein sequence is MDWGKARLWLILLFALLDAYLWVQVRAEEAAWRSWAWVPPGSAAGTGSPEEASRRLQEAGVLLETNLPTEAPSLPLWTVRALPADGAALARRLFQNEHWTAEPWPGSPGSYTYIDRKTPQVRLSVLREGPVVYEEPAGSGSGPSPAEARRVADDFLGRLAWPPGGEVAFDGVEKAAGAGSGLVVHYVEVFHGRPLFGGYVAAEVQAGEVTHLEGVWLEVSGRGGASRPIMPAEEALLRLAADQGANRAQPLRVRQVQLGYYSPLYRVYEANRWDVAPVWRIRLADGSIFYVNAYTGLTEK
- a CDS encoding UDP-N-acetylglucosamine 1-carboxyvinyltransferase, with the protein product MSRLVIHGNRPLKGIIPVSGRKNSAVAVIPAAVMASGPSVLGNIPDIADVRTSLQILDALGASWKWTAPHTLWIDPRPLHTQRVPAALGKRMRASYYFLGALLGRLGEAVTPVPGGDDIGQRPIDQHLKGFAALGATATVAGGDIRVGATRLEGARIYLDVVSVGATINLMLAAVLTPGVTVLENAAREPHVVDVANFLNAMGGYVTGAGTDVIKIRGVEELHGAEHAIIPDEIEAATYMIATAGTGGDVLLENVVPQHLEPVTAKLREAGCEIREEDETIRIRAEGRPRATQVKTLPYPGFPTDAQPPMTALLSVADGTSVVTETIWENRFHHAAELRRMGARIRVEERTAVVQGVERLEGADVREVSDLRSSAALVVAGLIAHGTTRIFGLEYLDRGYEALVEKLSGVGAYIERFDDDRVRLEPEDVLSDSLEGRQGA